From one Triticum urartu cultivar G1812 chromosome 3, Tu2.1, whole genome shotgun sequence genomic stretch:
- the LOC125545112 gene encoding NAC domain-containing protein 68-like has translation MMTAMVKAEPTGAAAGAEGSSGRRDAEAELNLPPGFRFHPTDDELVVHYLCRKVAGQPQPVPIIAEVDLYKFNPWDLPERALFGSREWYFFTPRDRKYPNGSRPNRSAGTGYWKATGADKPVAPRESGGRTVGIKKALVFYSGRAPRGVKTDWIMHEYRIAEADRAPGKKGSLKLDEWVLCRLYNKKNNWEKLKVEQDMAVEAGPNGEVMDALATDAMSDSFQTHDSSEIDSASGLQQHGFMDMAQQQARMVTVKEDSDWFTGLSMDDLQTCYMNMGQMVNPTTMPGQNGSGYLQPMSSPQMMRPMWQTILPPF, from the exons atgatgacGGCAATGGTGAAGGCTGAGCcgacgggggcggcggcgggggcggaggGGAGCAGCGGGCGGAGGGACGCGGAGGCGGAGCTCAACCTGCCGCCGGGCTTCCGGTTCCACCCCACGGACGACGAGCTCGTCGTGCACTACCTCTGCAGGAAGGTGGCCGGCCAGCCGCAGCCCGTGCCCATCATCGCCGAGGTCGATCTCTACAAGTTCAACCCCTGGGATCTGCCCG AGAGGGCGCTGTTCGGGAGCAGGGAGTGGTACTTCTTCACGCCGCGCGACCGCAAGTACCCCAACGGCTCGCGCCCCAACCGCTCCGCCGGCACCGGCTACTGGAAGGCCACGGGCGCCGACAAGCCGGTGGCGCCCAGGGAGAGCGGCGGCAGGACGGTCGGCATCAAGAAGGCGCTCGTCTTCTACTCCGGCAGGGCGCCCAGGGGCGTCAAGACCGACTGGATCATGCACGAGTACCGCATCGCCGAAGCCGACCGCGCACCCGGCAAGAAGGGATCCCTCAAG CTGGACGAATGGGTGCTGTGCCGGCTGTACAACAAGAAGAACAACTGGGAGAAGCTCAAGGTGGAGCAGGACATGGCTGTGGAGGCCGGGCCGAACGGGGAGGTCATGGACGCGCTGGCGACCGACGCCATGTCCGACAGCTTCCAGACGCACGACTCCTCCGAGATCGACAGCGCCTCCGGCCTGCAGCAGCATGGTTTCATGGACATGGCGCAGCAGCAGGCGAGGATGGTGACGGTGAAGGAGGACAGCGACTGGTTCACCGGCCTGAGTATGGACGACCTGCAGACTTGTTATATGAACATGGGGCAGATGGTGAACCCAACAACGATGCCTGGGCAGAACGGCAGCGGCTACCTGCAGCCGATGAGCTCGCCGCAGATGATGAGGCCGATGTGGCAAACAATCTTGCCACCATTCTGA